The genomic DNA CGGATTGAGCGAGTCTTTCGGTGTAAATCGACTCCCCGGTTTCCGCATCCAGGCAATAGAGTACCCCGGCGCGATTAATCCAATACGCCAATCCATTATGTACAAACGGTGAAGCCCATGAAGGCACCGGACTGGGATCTGTCCAACGGAACTCAGGTTGCCAGATCTCATTGATTTTTGAGACCTGCATGACTCCATTCGATTTCCTTGCCAACTCTGAATTTTCCCCGTCTCGTCCCGGAGAAGCCGCGATCAAAAAGCGAGATTTACCAGCCGTTAACGGAGTTGTCCCTGTATTACCACCAACTTCTTTCCAGCTCCATAGCAGTTCACCTGTAAGTGGATCATAGCCATCAATCGAACCATCCGAACTGCAAATAATTTGCGGTTGATTTTCAATGGTGATCAATGAGGGAGAACTCCAACTGCGTCGACTTTTACGGTCAGATTTCCAAATCACTTTCCCTGACTTTTTATCAAGCCCCACCAGATACGATGGACCGGCATCATCAATCAGAATAATGAGTGTATTCTGATATTGAACGGGAGAAGCTGATAAACCGAACTCATTTTCGGGGGGACCGTAAAGTTCAGTTAACGACTGTTTCCATAACAATTTTCCAGTGTGAGATTGAGCGATGACGTCGCCGCTTTCAAAGTAGGCATACACACCTTTGGAATCGACTACCGGAGTCGGGGCGGCTCTACTCACATAAACACTGCTCTTCTGAGGTAATGAACTTGTAGTAGAATAGTTCCACTTCTGTTGACCAGTCTTCAGGCTTAAACAGGTCAACAACAGCGTTTCCTTTTTTTCACCAGAAACCGCTGTCGTATAGACATTATCACCATAAATCACCGGACTGGATTGTCCATATCCTTCAAGTTCTTGCGACCATGCAAGATTATCTTCCGGCGACCAGGAGACCGGAATTGTTTCTTGAGAAATCGTGGTTGCTCCCTGGCCAAGAAATCCCGGCCACTGCTCAACCTGAACAGCCAATGTGACACACATGAGAATCAGTTTTAATAACATCTGGTATCCTTGAATCTTTGAATTGGTAATTAACTGTAAGACGAATTTTAAAATTCTCCGATAACTTCCCCATCGTTACGAGCGCCCAGGTTTTGCCATGTTTCCTGATGGATATTCTCGCTTACAAAACGGACACTTCCATCTGCCAGCAATGCTTGAACACCACCTTGATGCCGACTTCGAGCAGATTTGATTGCCGAGGATCGTGAGTAACAATCGTTAATAAAAGAATTTGGACTACGCAAAGTGTTAAATCCTGTATCTCCAACCGATCCATCAGCCCATTTTTGTCCGCGTTCAAATGTGACGACTTGAGAATCATCCAGACACCAACTGTCTTGAACGGTAGCGGCTGTAGCATTCCAAACCATCGCCAAACTTCCTTCAGGCCCCATATTGGCAGTTCCTCGTGTTGAATCTGCAGCACCTGATCCGATAAGCGTTTCCGACATAGCCACTGTGTTGGAAGTGCCATCGGTCACGTCACGGAATTTTGTTTTGGAATCAATAAAGAAGATGCCGTCAGTGTCTTCGTATACACCTCCATCACGCCCACTTCCCTGACAGGCGACATAATTGGTTCCTGCCCAGCTATCACTGTTTCGCTCATTCACATCACTTGGGCAAAGAAAAACAGGAACTTTGATTTTAACCCAATCGACGTTATCTGGATGAACGAACCCGGTCGCAGCATAGGTTGGATCGGGGGCACCGGGAGGTAGGAACATAAAAAGGGGAACTTTGAGATTTAATGAGTCATAAATATTACTTTGTTCAAGTTGTGGACTGAGCATTGCCAATGCTGACCAACGATAAAATCGTTCATCATGCCCGGGAGCCTCTGGTGCTTGATAGTTATCTCGTTGAGATGGCATGTATCCGAAAGTTGATTCAAAATTATGTAACGCCAGACCAAGTTGTTTTAGATTATTTTTACAACTCGATCGCCGAGCCGCTTCACGGGCCTGCTGGACTGCTGGCAGGAGTAAAGCCACGAGTATGGCAATGATTGCGATGACAACGAGTAGTTCGATCAGTGTAAAACCACGCGGATTTTTTATGGATTGAGACTGTTGATTAAACATGAAATAACCTCAGCAATGAAATTGAAAAACAGGAGATGCTGCGGCCCATGATGGCACGCTCACACCGGGCGCGGGACTACCTGTGAAGAGTGAGCCAAGTCCCGAGTGAGCGCGCGAACACAAGCCGCAAGCTGTCAAAATGGAGCTGAGATTTGAGAGGAAGGATGCTTAAAATTACGTTGTTCAAAAAATCAACGCGGGTAGCGGGCGCGCTCCGCTTCAGCGGAAGCCCCCGAACGTTTAATGTCCCGGGGGCTTCTCTTCGAGAGCGCCCCTGCCCCCTATTAATTAAGCTTCTCAGATTTCAGCGAAGCCGTCGCTTTTCAAGCCAGCCGCGGTGGAGGTTCGGGGGGATCGAGCGGGCACTCGATCAGCGTTTCAGAAACGAGGCAGAGGTTGCCAGTCAATTTCATAGCAGGGAGCACGGCTCTGTTCACAACAAGATCACTCCAGGGGAGCGAGTTCCAGAAGAAACTGCTTTGACCATGGCATCGTAACACAAATGCGGTCAATACCGTCTGAGTTCTGGCTGGAGTCTTTTCAACTTCTGCAATAGTTGTTGAAGTTTCCTTGCAACAACCTGTAGGAACGACAGATTTGCAGCAAGCTTTGTCAGCAGACACAGGTTTCTGGCAACAGCTGAGAGTGACCTTCTGAACGACCTGAGTTTGAACAGGATGCTGAGCACAGCAGCTTTTCTCGACCTGAGATTTCTCTGAGGCTTCTTTCTCAGCAGCTGCAATCACATAATCGGGCGGCGTGACATGATTCGCTTTCGCCCAGGCCAGTTTTTGAGAATCATTAAAACAGCAGCAACTTTTCCAGCACTGTTTAGCAGAGGCACAACCACAAGGTCGATCCTGACAGGGAAAAGGAGTTGAACGGTCTTTGTCAGAAATGACAGGGAC from Rubinisphaera italica includes the following:
- a CDS encoding outer membrane protein assembly factor BamB family protein, with the protein product MLLKLILMCVTLAVQVEQWPGFLGQGATTISQETIPVSWSPEDNLAWSQELEGYGQSSPVIYGDNVYTTAVSGEKKETLLLTCLSLKTGQQKWNYSTTSSLPQKSSVYVSRAAPTPVVDSKGVYAYFESGDVIAQSHTGKLLWKQSLTELYGPPENEFGLSASPVQYQNTLIILIDDAGPSYLVGLDKKSGKVIWKSDRKSRRSWSSPSLITIENQPQIICSSDGSIDGYDPLTGELLWSWKEVGGNTGTTPLTAGKSRFLIAASPGRDGENSELARKSNGVMQVSKINEIWQPEFRWTDPSPVPSWASPFVHNGLAYWINRAGVLYCLDAETGESIYTERLAQSAWATPVGIGDRIYVFGRDGLTIVIKAGREFEVLSENTLWTEDSPPVNNAPTAEEETEERRRAAVMFSRPTVYGAAIVNGSILLRTGSKLFCIRNES
- a CDS encoding DUF1559 domain-containing protein, encoding MFNQQSQSIKNPRGFTLIELLVVIAIIAILVALLLPAVQQAREAARRSSCKNNLKQLGLALHNFESTFGYMPSQRDNYQAPEAPGHDERFYRWSALAMLSPQLEQSNIYDSLNLKVPLFMFLPPGAPDPTYAATGFVHPDNVDWVKIKVPVFLCPSDVNERNSDSWAGTNYVACQGSGRDGGVYEDTDGIFFIDSKTKFRDVTDGTSNTVAMSETLIGSGAADSTRGTANMGPEGSLAMVWNATAATVQDSWCLDDSQVVTFERGQKWADGSVGDTGFNTLRSPNSFINDCYSRSSAIKSARSRHQGGVQALLADGSVRFVSENIHQETWQNLGARNDGEVIGEF